A stretch of the Drosophila sulfurigaster albostrigata strain 15112-1811.04 chromosome 2L, ASM2355843v2, whole genome shotgun sequence genome encodes the following:
- the LOC133848720 gene encoding chymase-like — protein MSFCKIVYVITILIIMNFSIIVWSSNSAETECNCLYVTECEYALKVIRYYKDKSSLQLCALPNEDYYCCPSPRQPTISERKCTEFSKLKDLCNETGLVADGKPVDPHSIPFIASLQTRNKTNGKQTKSWEWICGGALIDTKFILTAAHCVDGFNKTIKEMSVLLGAHNKTEINDSNRFNVKIITKHPNYNHSLNDIAILEMERPADFSTFKIRPACLPTSSREDITEFRAAGFGRTNEGKESSELLQTTLMTHEITKCKFMPYTVLNETLQFCTGPNGKTGKDVCSGDSGGPTFGSDPNHTNCLFSVMGIIIKGNSCDKEGARTLHTRVSYYRKWIEQIVWPNHINKE, from the exons ATGAGCTTTTGCAAAATTGTGTATgtaattacaatattaattataatgaatTTTAGCATAATTGTTTGGTCAAGTAATTCTGCTGAAACTGAATGTAATTGCTTATATGTAACTGAATGTGAATATGCACTTAAAGTTATACGCTACTATAAAGATAAAAGCAGCTTACAGCTTTGTGCTTTGCCAAATGAAGACTACTATTGCTGCCCGAGTCCTCGACAACCCACAATCTCAGAAAGAA AATGTACAGAATTTTCAAAACTGAAAGATTTGTGTAATGAGACAGGATTGGTCGCAGATGGCAAACCAGTAGATCCACACTCAATTCCGTTTATCGCTTCACTtcaaacaagaaacaaaacaaatggaaaacaaacTAAGAGTTGGGAATGGATATGCGGTGGGGCGTTGATTGACACAAAGTTTATTTTGACTGCAGCGCATTGTGTAGATGGTTTCAACAAAACCATAAA AGAGATGTCAGTTCTCTTGGGTGCCCAtaataaaacagaaataaatgaTAGTAATCGatttaatgtaaaaattataacaaaacaTCCTAACTACAATCATTCATTGAATGATATTGCTATATTGGAAATGGAAAGACCAGCAGATTTTAGCACTTTTAAAATTCGGCCAGCTTGCTTGCCCACATCAAGTAGAGAGGATATCACAGAATTTAGGGCTGCTGGTTTTGGTAGAACCAATGAAGGGAAGGAATCAAGTGAATTGTTGCAAACAACTTTAATGACACACGAAATTACTAAATGCAAGTTTATGCCCTACACGGTATTGAATGAAACTCTTCAATTCTGTACAGGGCCAAATGGTAAAACTGGCAAAGATGTTTGTTCTGGCGACTCTGGCGGTCCAACTTTTGGCTCTGATCCTAATCATACGAATTGCCTTTTTTCGGTCATGGGCATCATTATAAAGGGAAATAGTTGTGACAAAGAAGGTGCTCGTACTCTGCACACCAGAGTTTCATACTATCGCAAATGGATTGAGCAAATTGTTTGGCCAAATCacataaataaagaataa
- the LOC133839210 gene encoding serine protease persephone-like, whose protein sequence is MEYRKFTYTIIIILIIDSSIFSKTVVCLSETSCNCIHESECDYVSKAKYFYKDLRILQPCALPSADFYCCPSPIKTTISERKCKEFSQIENFCKEHHLINRGKPVEPNEISFIASIQMRDKSDEKSPWEWKCGGTLIDPKFVLTAAHCFENIDTATTEITVLLGAHNITETTERNDYGRFNVTIKIHEDYFNSPFGDIALLELGSAADIRTPRIRPACLPTSSGKEIKEFRAAGFGTTNGRDFPSALLQTTLMTKPIENCRLTEDTQLNETLQFCAAPNGRTGGDVCPGDSGGPIFIEYPGRNDCLYAVMGIVSEGNFCNVDDPHTFHTRVWYYREWIESIVWPNEKNS, encoded by the exons ATGGAATATCGAAAATTTACATATACCATtataataattctaattattGACTCAAGTATTTTTAGCAAAACTGTTGTTTGCTTAAGTGAAACTTCATGTAATTGCATACATGAAAGTGAATGTGATTATGTATCTAAAGCTAAATACTTCTACAAAGATCTAAGGATCTTACAGCCTTGCGCTTTGCCAAGTGCAGACTTCTATTGCTGCCCGAGTCCTATAAAAACCACAATTTCAGAAAGAA AATGCAAAGAATTTtcgcaaattgaaaacttttgtaaGGAGCATCATTTGATCAACAGAGGAAAACCTGTAGAGCCGAATGAAATATCATTTATCGCCTCAATTCAAATGAGAGACAAATCTGATGAAAAATCTCCTTGGGAATGGAAATGCGGTGGGACATTGATTGATCCGAAGTTTGTTTTGACTGCAGCGCATTGCTTTGAAAATATCGATACAGCAACAAC AGAAATTACTGTCCTCTTAGGAGCTCATAATATAACCGAAACAACAGAAAGGAACGATTATGGACGATTTAATGTAACAATCAAAATACACGAGGATTATTTCAATAGTCCATTTGGTGACATTGCTCTTCTGGAACTGGGAAGTGCTGCAGACATTAGAACGCCTAGAATTCGACCTGCTTGCTTGCCTACATCAAGTGGAAaggaaattaaagaatttaggGCTGCTGGTTTTGGTACAACCAATGGGCGCGATTTCCCAAGTGCATTATTGCAGACAACTTTAATGACAAAGCCAATTGAAAACTGCCGTCTTACGGAAGATACCCAGTTAAATGAAACTCTTCAATTCTGCGCAGCGCCGAACGGAAGAACTGGTGGCGATGTTTGTCCTGGTGACTCTGGTGGTCCAATATTCATAGAATATCCTGGTCGCAATGATTGCCTTTATGCGGTAATGGGAATCGTTTCCGAAGGGAATTTCTGCAATGTCGATGATCCTCATACGTTTCATACTAGAGTTTGGTATTATCGCGAATGGATTGAGAGTATTGTATGGCCCAATGAGAAGAATTCATAA
- the LOC133839220 gene encoding STING ER exit protein encodes MPKVVSRSIVCSDTKDQEEYNEEKPLNIYYCLCGKMSLILDCAITQLPLREVDNARVIDTNDHANKLTFNPAPQIIYIRRKEKGIEKQYRYKCRSCNLPLYYRHNNDSQITFVMSNALVRNKGEHPLAQLLAAETKSNPTTTTVVAPSGGASATATANVDDSGIVDASGKKVMVTRHTKNMGKFSSVTVSTIDEEEDEIEAREIADSYANNARIIEKQLQRKGGKLSDLGANFKPDIAQPPQKKQRGTLLER; translated from the exons ATGCCGAAAGTAGTCTCACGAAGTATTGTTTGTTCTGACACAAAAGATCAAGAGGAATATAATGAGGAAAAACCGCTAAACATTTACTACTGTTTATGTGGTAAAATGTCATTAATATTGG attgCGCTATTACTCAATTGCCTTTGCGCGAAGTGGATAATGCGCGAGTTATTGATACCAATGACCACGCCAACAAATTGACATTCAACCCAGCAccgcaaataatttatattcgTCGCAAAGAGAAAGGAATTGAGAAACAATATCGCTATAAA TGTCGTAGCTGCAATCTACCATTATACTACCGACATAACAATGACTCCCAAATTACTTTCGTAATGAGCAATGCACTTGTGCGCAATAAAGGCGAACATCCCTTGGCCCAGCTTCTGGCTGCTGAAACAAAGAGTAACcccacaacaactacagttGTTGCTCCAAGTGGAGGGGCAAGCgcgacagcgactgcaaaTGTCGATGATTCGGGCATAGTGGATGCCAGCGGCAAGAAGGTTATGGTGACCCGTCATACAAAAAATATGGGCAAGTTTAGTTCTGTTACTGTGTCCACTATAGATGAGGAAGAAGACGAAATTGAGGCG cgaGAAATTGCTGACAGTTACGCGAATAATGCTCGAATTATTGAGAAACAGCTTCAGCGCAAAGGGGGCAAGCTGTCAGATCTAGGTGCTAATTTTAAACCGGATATTGCTCAGCCCCCCCAGAAAAAGCAACGGGGCACCTTACTGGAAAGATAA
- the LOC133839204 gene encoding tRNA-specific adenosine deaminase 1, with protein MCSQVDNKPTVQQIAQLCYNKFRELPKTGKPTNGQWTVLSGVVQYNRRTQTSKVVSLATGTKCIGRTKLCASGFILNDSHAEVLARRAFLRYLYYELLKAAKQHRQPQDKVDETIFSWKSDSVYFMLDKELEFHFLSTQTPCGDACIVDESMESLPKRQRLDVDNRDNDSETGMPLCDSNSVFTGAKLINQDVKTGDDCMLQTPAALRTKPGRGERTLSMSCSDKLSRWNVIGIQGALLDMLIDKPIYFSSYNFSCSYAHIDSLKRAIYQRWRGKNCPQRCCPPQEPLIRVDATQKFEYAQRADWQPSPSGLIWSQMPELLRPFEIAVNGKRQGVTKKQLSTPQAACAVSKYKLLHGFLDILHCCSELREKLQLQLADLDSLSYAKCKKMAVDYQLAWSQLKSEYFQQWTQKPNDLQEFTKHAA; from the exons ATGTGCTCTCAAGTTGACAACAAACCAACTGTGCAACAGATTGCACAATTATGTTACAACAAATTCCGCGAATTACCAAAAACCGGCAAACCCACAAATGGACAATGGACAGTATTATCAGGAGTAGTGCAGTACAATAGACGAACACAAACCAGTAAAGTAGTGTCTCTGGCAACGGG aaccAAATGCATTGGCCGCACTAAACTTTGTGCCAGTGGATTCATATTAAATGACTCCCATGCCGAAGTACTCGCCAGACGTGCGTTTCTCCGGTATTTATACTACGAATTACTGAAAGCCGCCAAGCAACATAGACAACCACAGGATAAGGTCGACGAAACAATATTCAGCTGGAAGTCAGATTCAGTTTATTTTATGCTCGACAAGGAACTAGAGTTTCATTTTCTAAGCACACAAACGCCTTGCGGGGATGCGTGCATAGTAGATGAATCTATGGAATCATTACCAAAACGACAACGACTTGACGTTGATAACAGGGATAATGACTCTGAAACTGGAATGCCATTGTGTGACAGCAATTCAGTTTTTACGGGCGCAAAACTGATAAATCAGGACGTAAAGACCGGTGATGATTGCATGCTTCAAACACCGGCGGCTTTACGCACCAAGCCAGGTCGTGGTGAACGTACGCTGTCCATGTCCTGCAGCGATAAGTTATCCCGCTGGAATGTGATCGGTATTCAAGGAGCGCTGCTTGATATGCTGATTGACAAGCCCATCTACTTCAGTAGTTACAATTTTAGCTGTAGCTACGCACATATTGACAGCCTAAAACGAGCCATTTACCAACGATGGCGTGGTAAAAACTGTCCTCAAAGGTGCTGCCCTCCTCAAGAGCCACTGATTCGAGTTGATGCGACGCAAAAATTCGAGTACGCACAACGAGCAGATTGGCAGCCATCACCGAGTGGTTTGATTTGGTCTCAAATGCCAGAATTATTGCG GCCTTTTGAAATTGCGGTCAATGGCAAACGCCAAGGCGTTACTAAGAAGCAGTTGTCCACTCCACAAGCCGCATGTGCAGTTAGTAAATATAAGTTACTCCACGGATTTCTAGATATTCTGCACTGCTGCAGCGAGTTGCGTGaaaagttgcagctgcaattggCTGATCTGGACAGTTTGTCATATGCAAAGTGTAAAAAAATGGCTGTAGATTATCAATTGGCATGGTCACAATTGAAATCTGAGTACTTCCAACAATGGACCCAAAAGCCGAACGATCTGCAAGAATTTACTAAGCACGCAGCGTGA
- the LOC133839228 gene encoding C-type lectin 37Db-like — MYRYKLVTVLLLQIMLPLALVESSNFSTRVEYKEVNTVPSTLHKNLEPFKLIGRNSYYIAKDKVNWFQAAQKCRNLSSNLINLANDEERLFISLYLNETEKYWLDLNNLGQEDYISISTGSHPVYVKWIDNAMKVDDERKCVALVSDSQENGFVMKNVECLEKSRFICQLKSPRTISILVW, encoded by the exons ATGTATCGCTATAAACTTGTTACGGTGTTGCTTCTTCAAATCATGTTGCCATTGGCACTGGTTGAAA GCTCTAATTTTAGCACTAGAGTAGAGTACAAGGAAGTCAATACAGTGCCAAGTACTTTGCATAAAAACCTGGAGCCTTTCAAATTAATCGGACGCAATTCTTATTACATAGCAAAAGATAAAGTAAATTGGTTTCAAGCTGCACAGAAATGTCGCAATCTAAGCAGCAACCTTATTAACTTAGCAAATGACGAAGAACGTCTGTTCATAAGTTTGTATCTCAATGAGACTGAGAAGTATTGGTTGGATCTTAATAACCTCGGCCAGGAGGATTATATTTCGATTAGCACGGGATCGCATCCTGTTTATGTCAAATGGATCGATAATGCCATGAAAGTGGATGACGAAAGAAAGTGCGTGGCATTAGTAAGTGATTCTCAAGAGAATGGGTTTGTTATGAAAAACGTGGAGTGCTTAGAAAAGAGTCGATTCATATGCCAACTAAAGTCTCCTCGCACCATTTCCATTTTGGTTTGGTGA
- the LOC133839237 gene encoding carbonic anhydrase — translation MSHHWGYTEENGPAHWAKDYPQASGHRQSPVDITPSTATKGSDLKVAPLKWKYVPEDTKSLVNPGYCWRVDVNGANSELTGGPLGDQIFKLEQFHCHWGCQDSKGSEHTVDGVSYAGELHLVHWNTTKYKSFGEAAAAPDGLAVLGVFLQPGDHHAELDTVTSLLQFVLHKGDRVTLPQGCDPGKLLPDVHTYWTYEGSLTTPPCSECVIWIVFKTPIQVSDDQLNAMRNLNAYDVKEECPCNEFNGKVINNFRPPLPLGKRELREIGGH, via the exons ATGAGCCACCACTGGGGTTACACCGAAGAGAATG GACCCGCACACTGGGCCAAAGACTATCCACAGGCATCCGGTCATCGTCAATCGCCGGTGGATATAACACCCTCCACCGCCACCAAGGGTAGCGACCTCAAGGTCGCTCCCCTCAAGTGGAAGTATGTACCAGAAGACACCAAGAGTCTGGTCAATCCCG GCTATTGCTGGCGCGTGGATGTGAATGGTGCCAATTCGGAATTGACTGGTGGACCATTGGGCGATCAGATCTTTAAGCTGGAACAGTTCCATTGCCACTGGGGCTGCCAGGACTCCAAGGGGTCGGAGCACACAGTCGATGGTGTCTCCTATGCCGGCGAACTGCATCTGGTTCACTGGAATACCACCAAGTATAAGTCTTTCGGAGAAGCAGCCGCCGCTCCCGATGGTCTCGCTGTATTGGGCGTGTTCCTGCAGCCGGGTGATCATCATGCTGAGCTGGACACTGTGACCAGCCTGCTGCAGTTTGTGCTGCACAAGGGTGATCGGGTCACCCTGCCCCAGGGCTGTGATCCTGGCAAGCTGCTGCCCGATGTCCACACCTACTGGACTTATGAGGGCTCCTTGACGACGCCCCCATGCTCTGAGTGCGTCATCTGGATTGTGTTCAAGACACCCATTCAGGTGTCGGACGATCAATTGAATGCCATGCGCAATCTCAATGCCTATGACGTCAAGGAGGAGTGTCCTTGCAACGAGTTCAACGGCAAGGTGATCAACAATTTCCGCCCTCCTCTGCCGCTAGGCAAACGCGAGCTTCGTGAAATTGGTGGACACTGA
- the LOC133850888 gene encoding brefeldin A-inhibited guanine nucleotide-exchange protein 1, with protein sequence MQSNSTKTKEMFIVRALEKILADKDIRRSHHSQLKKSCDTALEQIKAELIQAGQIAEGNELPCAALPLPKNDAASIINAETYFLPFELACKSRSPRIVVTALDCLQKLIAYGHLTGAIQDSANPGHLLIDRIVITIYGCFNGPQTDEGVQLQIIKALLTVVTSQHVEIHEFTLLQAVRTCYDIYLSSRNLVNQTTARATLTQMLNVIFARMENQVYEVAATPTPTTVAALNGGINSPDNTEDMPAVTTEGADSDEAIASELLAEIITAAFNEAMKEQSTAEELAEVEPTVNGNGSVDSSHSDHDSVELHSENDAIVTAKFTHILQKDAFLVFRALCKLSMKPLPEGQPDPKSHELRSKVLSLHLLLLILQNAGPVFRSNEMFIMAIKQYLCVALSNNGVSLVAEVFELSLSIFVALLSNFKVHLKRQIEVFFKEIFLNILEASSSSFEHKWMVIQALTRICADAQSVVDIYVNYDCDFSAANLFERLVNDLSKIAQGRQALELGANPMQEKSMRIRGLECLVSILKCMVEWSKDLYVNPNMPAPALQVQALQSPTQDSQVTDNVDSLSAHNSSLRSTHGGSSHSLNSYGSAKNQELLDLPEALEERKMRKEVMETGIELFNRKPQKGVQFLQEKQLLGSTCQDIARWLHEDERLDKTVIGNYLGENDDHSKEVMCAYIDAFDFRQLEVVAALRILLEEFRLPGEAQKIDRLMEKFASRYCECNPQNQLFQMADTVYVLAFSIIMLTTDLHSPQVKHKMTKEQYIKMNRGIGDSKDDLPEEYLSSIYDEIAEHEIKMKNNTTMLMAPKPVGKQPFITEKRRKLLWNMEMEVISLTATNLMQSVSHVKSPFTSAKHLEHVRPMFKMAWTPFLAAFSVGLQDCDDPEIATLCLDGIRCAIRIACIFHMSLERDAYVQALARFTLLNANSPINEMKAKNIDTIKTLIMVAHTDGNYLGSSWLDIVKCISQLELAQLIGTGVRPQFLSGAQTTLKDTLNPSVKEHIGETSSQSVVVAVDRIFTGSMRLDGDAIVDFVKALCQVSVDELQQTQPRMFSLQKIVEISYYNMERIRLQWSRIWQVLGEHFNTVGCNSNEEIAFFALDSLRQLSMKFMEKGEFSNFRFQKDFLRPFEHIMKKNNSPAIRDMVVRCIAQMVNSQAHNIRSGWKNIFSIFHLAAGDHEEPIVELAFQTTGKIIGDLYRRQFAVMVDSFQDAVKCLSEFACNARFPDTSMEAIRLVRNCAQCVHDAPQLFAEHAGMENDASVAEEDRVWVRGWFPMLFSLSCVVNRCKLDVRTRGLTVLFEIVKTHGDSFKPNWWKDLFNVIFRIFDNMKLPEHVTEKSEWMTTTCNHALYAIIDVFTQYFDVLGHLLLEELFAQLHWCVQQNNEQLARSGTNCLENLVISNGFKFNEVTWDKTCQCILDIFNATLPKELLHWRPTKGNEQLQQQQQPRRASTTPHSNNSAQEPPVMALAHNHFEALHIKCVVQLELIQTMDNIVFFPATSRKEDAETLAQAAADLSGSRGGSTQSQQLQLDCQREEQGMYGYLRTRQLFTLAECLMQSHRFAKRFNADQDQRNLLWRAGFKGSVKPNLLKQETASLACVLRIFFKMYGDENRRSDWPGIEQELVQVCKEALGYYLSLQSEAHRDAWTSLLLLILTRLLKMSDDRFATHVSNYYSLLCDMMCFDLKPELRSVLRRVFMRIGPVFNIMNVSVNMK encoded by the exons ATGCAAAGTAACTCCACGAAAACTAAGGAAATGTTTATTGTGCGTGCTTTAGAAAAAATCCTTGCCGATAAGGACATACGGCGTTCACATCACTCGCAGCTGAAAAAGTCCTGCGACACAGCGCTTGAACAGATCAAAGCAGAGCTCATCCAAGCCGGCCAAATCGCCGAGGGCAATGAGCTGCCCTGCGCAGCGCTACCGTTGCCCAAAAATGATGCTGCGAGCATCATCAATGCAGAAACCTATTTTCTACCCTTCGAACTCGCCTGTAAGAGTCGCTCACCGCGCATTGTGGTCACCGCTTTGGATTGCCTGCAGAAACTCATTGCTTATGGACATTTGACGGGTGCCATTCAAGACTCGGCGAATCCAGGACATTTGCTGATCGATCGCATTGTTATTACCATCTATGGCTGCTTCAATGGCCCCCAGACGGACGAGGGAGTTCAACTGCAGATCATCAAGGCACTGCTTACGGTCGTGACGTCACAGCATGTTGAAATCCATGAGTTTACCCTGCTGCAGGCAGTGCGCACCTGCTATGACATATATTTGTCTAGCCGTAATCTGGTGAATCAAACGACAGCACGAGCGACGCTCACCCAAATGTTGAATGTGATCTTTGCGCGCATGGAGAATCAAGTATACGAGGTGGCAGCAACACCAACTCCCACAACGGTGGCGGCATTAAATGGTGGCATCAACAGTCCGGACAACACGGAGGATATGCCGGCAGTGACGACCGAAGGAGCGGACAGTGATGAAGCAATTGCCTCTGAGCTACTGGCTGAGATAATAACAG CTGCTTTCAATGAGGCCATGAAAGAGCAGAGTACGGCTGAGGAACTAGCCGAGGTGGAGCCCACTGTGAATGGCAATGGCTCGGTGGATTCCTCGCATTCGGATCACGACAGCGTGGAGCTCCATAGCGAGAATGATGCCATAGTAACGGCTAAATTTACACACATCCTGCAAAAAGACGCCTTCTTGGTGTTCCGCGCCTTGTGCAAGCTATCCATGAAGCCGTTGCCCGAAGGTCAGCCGGATCCTAAGTCGCATGAGCTGCGATCGAAAGTGTTGTCACTGCATCTATTGCTGCTTATACTGCAGAATGCTGGGCCTGTCTTCCGTTCCAACGAGATGTTCATCATGGCCATCAAGCAATACCTATGTGTGGCACTGTCCAACAATGGCGTTAGTCTGGTGGCCGAAGTTTTTGAGTTGTCGCTTTCTATATTTGTGGCACTCCTGTCAAACTTTAAGGTTCATCTGAAGCGCCAGATTGAGGTCTTCTTCAAGGAAATCTTTCTTAATATTCTGGAGGCCAGCTCTAGTTCATTCGAGCACAAATGGATGGTCATACAGGCTCTGACACGCATTTGCGCCGATGCCCAGTCTGTGGTGGACATTTATGTGAATTACGATTGCGATTTTTCTGCTGCTAACTTATTCGAGCGGCTGGTCAATGATTTATCCAAAATTGCCCAGGGACGACAAGCACTGGAACTCGGTGCCAATCCTATGCAGGAGAAATCAATGCGTATACGTGGCTTGGAATGTCTCGTCTCCATATTAAAGTGTATGGTCGAATGGAGCAAGGATCTGTACGTGAATCCCAATATGCCAGCGCCTGCTTTGCAA GTGCAAGCCCTGCAGTCACCGACACAGGACTCGCAGGTCACTGACAATGTGGACTCGCTATCTGCGCATAATTCGAGCCTGCGCTCAACTCACGGTGGCTCGAGTCACAGCCTCAACTCTTATGGTAGCGCCAAGAATCAAGAGCTGTTGGATTTACCCGAGGCACTCGAAGAACGCAAGATGCGCAAAGAGGTGATGGAAACGGGCATTGAGCTGTTCAATCGCAAGCCACAGAAGGGTGTGCAATTTTTGCAGGAGAAACAGCTGCTGGGCAGCACTTGTCAAGATATCGCGCGTTGGCTGCATGAAGATGAGCGCCTCGACAAAACCGTCATTGGCAACTATCTGGGCGAGAACGATGATCACTCAAAGGAGGTAATGTGCGCCTACATTGATGCCTTTGACTTTCGGCAACTGGAGGTGGTGGCCGCATTGCGCATTCTGCTCGAGGAATTTCGATTGCCCGGCGAGGCGCAAAAGATTGATCGGCTAATGGAGAAATTTGCGAGCAGATACTGCGAATGTAATCCACAGAATCAGTTATTCCAAATGGCTGATACTGTTTATGTGCTCGCCTTTAGCATCATTATGTTGACAACGGATCTGCATTCGCCGCAGGTAAAGCATAAAATGACCAAGGAGCAATACATCAAAATGAATCGCGGCATTGGCGATAGCAAGGACGATCTGCCCGAGGAATACTTATCATCCATTTATGATGAAATCGCCGAGcatgaaatcaaaatgaagAACAATACTACAATGCTAATGGCACCAAAGCCAGTTGGCAAACAGCCCTTCATAACGGAGAAGCGACGCAAGCTGCTTTGGAATATGGAAATGGAGGTGATCTCGCTGACGGCCACCAATCTAATGCAGTCGGTTTCACATGTCAAATCGCCATTCACATCAGCTAAGCACTTGGAACATGTACGACCCATGTTCAAAATGGCATGGACACCGTTTCTGGCTGCCTTCTCTGTAGGTCTTCAAGACTGCGACGATCCAGAGATTGCAACGCTTTGCTTGGACGGCATACGTTGCGCCATACGCATCGCCTGCATCTTTCACATGTCGCTGGAGCGAGATGCTTACGTGCAGGCTTTGGCGCGTTTCACCTTATTGAACGCCAACTCGCCCATCAATGAGATGAAGGCCAAGAACATTGACACCATCAAGACGCTGATTATGGTCGCCCATACGGATGGCAATTACTTGGGCAGCAGCTGGCTGGACATTGTCAAATGCATCAGCCAATTGGAGCTGGCACAGTTGATTGGCACTGGAGTGCGGCCGCAGTTTCTATCAGGAGCACAGACCACGCTCAAGGATACACTTAATCCCAGCGTCAAGGAGCACATTGGCGAGACAAGCAGCCAGAGCGTTGTGGTGGCCGTGGATCGCATCTTTACCGGCTCCATGCGTCTCGATGGCGATGCCATTGTGGACTTTGTAAAGGCATTATGCCAAGTATCAGTGGATGAGCTCCAGCAGACCCAACCACGTATGTTCTCTCTGCAGAAGATCGTCGAGATTAGTTACTACAACATGGAGCGTATTCGATTGCAATGGTCCCGCATCTGGCAAGTGCTTGGCGAGCATTTTAATACGGTTGGCTGTAATAGCAACGAGGAGATTGCATTCTTTGCGCTGGATTCATTGCGTCAGCTTTCGATGAAGTTTATGGAGAAGGGTGAATTCAGCAACTTTCGTTTTCAAAAGGATTTCTTGCGTCCCTTTGAGCACATCATGAAGAAGAATAACTCGCCGGCAATACGCGACATGGTGGTGCGTTGCATTGCTCAGATGGTCAACTCCCAG GCGCACAACATTCGTTCCGGTTGGAAGAACATTTTTTCCATCTTCCATCTGGCTGCTGGTGACCACGAGGAGCCAATTGTTGAGTTGGCGTTCCAGACAACCGGCAAAATCATTGGCGATCTCTATCGGCGACAGTTTGCCGTCATGGTAGACTCTTTTCAGGATGCCGTTAAGTGTCTGTCGGAGTTTGCGTGCAATGCCCGCTTTCCGGACACTAGCATGGAGGCTATACGACTTGTGCGCAATTGCGCCCAATGTGTTCACGATGCTCCGCAATTGTTTGCCGAGCATGCGGGCATGGAGAACGATGCTTCTGTGGCCGAGGAGGATCGTGTTTGGGTTCGCGGCTGGTTCCCAatgctcttctctctctcctgcGTGGTCAATCGCTGCAAGCTGGATGTGCGCACGCGCGGTCTCACTGTGTTGTTTGAGATTGTTAAGACGCACGGCGATAGCTTTAAGCCCAACTGGTGGAAGGATCTGTTCAATGTGATTTTCCGCATCTTTGACAACATGAAGCTGCCTGAGCATGTGACCGAGAAATCTGAATGGATGACTACGACTTGCAATCATGCACTGTATGCCATCATTGATGTGTTCACGCAATACTTTGATGTGCTTGGTCATTTGCTGCTCGAGGAGCTGTTCGCTCAGCTGCACTGGTGTGTCCAGCAGAACAATGAACAACTCGCACGCTCCGGCACCAATTGCCTTGAGAATCTGGTCATTTCGAATGGCTTCAAGTTCAATGAGGTCACCTGGGACAAAACATGTCAGTGCATATTGGACATTTTCAATGCAACGCTGCCCAAGGAGCTGCTCCACTGGCGTCCCACAAAGGGCAACGAACAgcttcagcagcaacagcagcctcGACGCGCCTCAACCACTCCACATTCCAATAACAGTGCACAGGAGCCTCCAGTTATGGCACTGGCACACAATCACTTTGAGGCGTTGCACATCAAATGTGTGGTGCAGTTGGAGCTGATACAGACGATGGACAACATTGTGTTCTTCCCAGCGACATCGCGCAAGGAGGATGCCGAGACATTGGCTCAGGCTGCAGCCGATCTCAGTGGTAGTCGTGGTGGTTCGACGCAATcgcagcaattgcagctggATTGCCAGCGTGAGGAGCAGGGCATGTATGGATATTTGCGCACTCGACAACTGTTCACACTCGCTGAGTGTCTGATGCAATCGCATCGTTTTGCTAAACGCTTCAACGCCGATCAGGATCAGCGCAATCTACTGTGGCGTGCCGGCTTCAAGGGTTCGGTAAAACCCAATCTGCTCAAGCAGGAGACCGCATCGTTGGCCTGTGTGCTGCGCATCTTTTTCAAAATGTACGGCGACGAGAATCGTCGCAGTGACTGGCCGGGCATCGAGCAGGAGTTGGTGCAGGTATGCAAAGAGGCGCTGGGCTATTATCTGAGTCTGCAGAGCGAGGCGCATCGCGATGCCTGGACATCGCTACTGTTACTTATCTTGACGCGGTTGTTGAAGATGTCTGACGACCGG TTTGCCACACATGTCTCGAACTATTACAGCCTGCTCTGCGACATGATGTGCTTTGACCTGAAGCCCGAACTGAGAAGTGTCCTTAGACGCGTGTTTATGCGCATCGGTCCAGTATTCAATATAATGAACGTCAGTGTGAATATGAAATAG